One window of the Zea mays cultivar B73 chromosome 3, Zm-B73-REFERENCE-NAM-5.0, whole genome shotgun sequence genome contains the following:
- the LOC542232 gene encoding auxin-binding protein 1 precursor — protein MAPDLSELAAAAPARGAYLAGVGVAVLLAASFLPVAESSCVRDNSLVRDISQMPQSSYGIEGLSHITVAGALNHGMKEVEVWLQTISPGQRTPIHRHSCEEVFTVLKGKGTLLMGSSSLKYPGQPQEIPFFQNTTFSIPVNDPHQVWNSDEHEDLQVLVIISRPPAKIFLYDDWSMPHTAAVLKFPFVWDEDCFEAAKDEL, from the exons ATGGCGCCGGATCTAAGCGAACTCGCCGCCGCCGCTCCAGCCCgtggcgcctacctcgccggcgtCGGTGTCGCGGTCCTCCTCGCTGCCTCCTTCCTCCCAGTAGCCGAGTCGTCCTGCGTGCGAG ATAACTCATTGGTGAGAGACATAAGCCAAATGCCGCAAAGCAGCTATGGGATTGAAGGATTGTCACATATAACAGTTGCTGGTGCGCTCAATCATGGGATGAAGGAG GTGGAAGTGTGGCTTCAGACAATAAGTCCAGGTCAAAGGACGCCAATCCACAGGCATTCCTGTGAAGAAGTTTTCACTGTCCTCAAAGGGAAGGGTACGCTCTTGATGGGATCAAGCTCACTAAAGTACCCAGGGCAGCCACAGGAAATTCCTTTCTTTCAGAATACCACATTTTCAATCCCTGTAAATGATCCACACCAG GTTTGGAATTCTGACGAGCACGAAGATTTGCAAGTTCTTGTGATCATATCGAGACCGCCTGCTAAGAT ATTTTTATATGATGATTGGAGCATGCCTCATACAGCCGCGGTACTGAAATTCCCCTTCGTCTGGGATGAGGACTGCTTCGAAGCAGCAAAAGACGAACTCTAG